The Temnothorax longispinosus isolate EJ_2023e chromosome 4, Tlon_JGU_v1, whole genome shotgun sequence genome has a window encoding:
- the LOC139811529 gene encoding uncharacterized protein: protein MTVNAKIFLQQLWQAKVEWDEAIADDLLAQWKTIHASLATINGLHVDRWVRYGSDTANCELHGFCDASTTAFAAAVYIRVTSVTGETTSRLLIAKSKVAPIKSLSIPRLELSAAVLLARLLEFVRSSLQLTTIPCFCWTDALVVLAWVTQHPSKWKTFVANRVSEIQSRVPFATWRHVSTEDNPADCASRGILGCHLASHHLWWQGPSWLRRLTIEWPAQREPSSHDTTLEQNPRVTTHIVKPVEKWDLAARYSSWPKLIRVTAYILRFASRTRRIETNVNEASPLALSADECRLARDFWLRRIQEEEFPGEREALLSQKTISSKSALISLNPFIGEDKLIREAGVRSVKHHLRRVVGAHTLTFEEFATLLRNIEACLNSRPLAPLTDSADEYEALTPGHFLIGAALTASPEASVLHLNENRLSRWQVVRQTTERFWKLWQTDYVNTLQQRAKWRKSGKEQIRVGQLVLLQNPLLPPCKWELGRIIQCHAGSDNVVRVVTVKTAPSEFKRPVVKICVLPIDIENAETPA from the exons ATGACAGTAAACGCAAAGATCTTTCTGCAACAACTCTGGCAGGCGAAAGTGGAATGGGACGAGGCCATCGCGGACGACCTTCTCGCGCAGTGGAAGACGATTCACGCATCTCTGGCGACGATCAATGGTCTTCACGTAGACCGTTGGGTACGATACGGTTCCGACACGGCGAACTGCGAACTTCACGGCTTCTGCGATGCCTCCACCACCGCGTTCGCGGCCGCAGTTTATATTCGCGTCACCTCCGTTACAGGCGAGACCACTTCCAGGCTGCTCATCGCCAAGTCAAAGGTCGCTCCGATCAAATCCTTAAGTATTCCTCGGTTGGAATTATCTGCTGCCGTTCTATTGGCTCGGCTGTTAGAATTCGTGCGATCATCGCTACAACTAACTACCATACCTTGCTTCTGCTGGACGGACGCTCTCGTCGTGCTAGCATGGGTGACTCAACACCCTTCAAAGTGGAAAACTTTCGTTGCTAATCGCGTCTCAGAGATACAATCCCGCGTCCCGTTCGCCACCTGGAGACACGTGTCAACCGAAGATAATCCAGCCGACTGCGCTTCTCGCGGCATTCTCGGATGCCATCTCGCGTCCCACCACTTGTGGTGGCAGGGGCCTTCGTGGCTGAGACGTCTTACGATTGAGTGGCCCGCTCAACGCGAACCGTCGTCTCACGATACGACGCTCGAGCAGAATCCGCGCGTCACCACGCACATAGTAAAGCCGGTCGAAAAGTGGGATTTAGCGGCGCGATACTCGTCGTGGCCGAAATTAATTCGAGTCACCGCTTATATCCTTCGGTTCGCATCTCGAACTCGCCGTATCGAAACTAACGTCAACGAGGCGAGTCCGCTCGCTCTCTCCGCGGATGAGTGCCGATTGGCACGAGACTTTTGGCTCAGACGAATCCAAGAGGAAGAGTTTCCCGGTGAACGAGAAGCGCTCTTGAGCCAAAAGACGATCTCGTCGAAAAGTGCACTCATATCGCTCAATCCCTTTATCGGggaagataaattaattcgc GAAGCCGGAGTTCGAAGCGTGAAGCACCACCTTCGAAGAGTAGTGGGGGCTCACACCCTCACGTTCGAGGAATTCGCGACACTCCTGCGCAATATAGAGGCCTGTCTAAACTCCAGGCCGCTCGCCCCGCTCACCGATTCCGCTGACGAATATGAAGCGCTCACTCCCGGTCATTTCTTGATAGGCGCCGCGTTAACCGCGAGCCCCGAAGCCTCCGTGCTTCATCTTAATGAAAATCGGCTCTCGCGTTGGCAAGTGGTCCGTCAGACGACAGAACGGTTCTGGAAGCTGTGGCAAACCGATTACGTCAACACGCTGCAGCAAAGAGCCAAGTGGCGAAAATCTGGAAAGGAGCAAATCCGAGTAGGACAGCTCGTACTCCTTCAAAACCCGTTACTTCCACCGTGCAAGTGGGAGTTAGGCCGCATAATCCAATGTCACGCGGGCTCCGATAATGTCGTACGAGTCGTAACAGTAAAGACCGCACCGTCCGAATTCAAGCGGCCCGTTGTAAAAATCTGCGTATTACCAATCGATATCGAGAACGCCGAAACGCCGGCGTAA
- the LOC139811528 gene encoding uncharacterized protein has product MTAVPEVSATINDLLAQQQALMHSITRALDNFKKLGRNNYTAAKVRARIASSKEVWTQCLRVHSALLQVIPEAKRSTFEYFQNELFDQAEDIHLTTLDYMAECLEALAPTPPPLTANQAPGAACGHRPSASSFSLAHLPPINIPPFSGKYEDWETFRDRFTSLIIKNPDLSAFARMHFLSSSLAGRALESIRSIPVTADNFELVWKALESRYKNKRRLVEMHVSALYNLPSVSRESASELSELRDKANRAITSLKNLDRSESDILSDMLMYSVTQRLDPATRKAWKLKGGDDARIPTFSELDRFLDSRARALEELHPANVDKQARAQKATSATASGASSISCPLCKASHFLHKCQVFLKKNPSQRLEAVKKANRCVNCLSDKHAVQLCQSKYSCRTCRKRHHSMLHVDSDTSTTKNTFTAKDTPAAETTSVATASIHGAAPITTLFSSAKVSSMPPVLLATARVRVGFPSESPNGRTRVVRALLDQGSEMTFITERLRQGLRLRRVRMPVSISAIGGVDAGTCRYAAEIQISPIGQTSLAFKTTASVMTSLTKYTPSPVTSPVQWSHVADLALADPDPTNSDPIDILIGADLYGDLLLDGIRKGSRGQPLAQNTVLGWVLSGPAADPQARPRTVTAQHCSNTPSLDEELRRFWEIEEIPRAIPLSPEEQQCEDHFLATHWRRSDGRYVIRFPFKTGPPIEIGNSYHSAERQLRGLERRLNADERVATEYRAFMEEYERLGHMKRVPHDADTSSQYVYIPHHPVIRESSTTTRLRVVFNASNPTSNGTSLNDHLLTGQKLQTDLAAILLRWMLPRYVYSADITKMYRQIEIDPRDVNYQRILWFDRESRTIIAFILLVLTYGTVNAPHDALRVLEQLVRDEGGSFPLAVPVIRKGRYIDDFLFGADDILLLRQTRD; this is encoded by the coding sequence ATGACTGCCGTGCCGGAAGTCTCAGCCACCATCAACGACCTCCTGGCTCAACAGCAGGCGTTGATGCACTCCATCACTCGAGCGCTCGATAACTTCAAAAAACTCGGAAGGAATAACTATACCGCTGCAAAGGTCCGAGCGCGAATCGCTAGCTCCAAAGAAGTCTGGACGCAATGCCTTCGCGTGCACTCGGCCCTCTTGCAAGTTATTCCGGAGGCGAAAAGGAGCACGTTCGAGTACTTTCAAAACGAACTGTTCGATCAGGCCGAGGACATCCACTTGACGACGTTGGATTACATGGCCGAGTGTCTGGAGGCACTCGCGCCGACGCCGCCCCCCCTGACAGCGAACCAGGCTCCGGGCGCCGCGTGCGGTCATAGGCCGTCTGCCTCCTCATTTTCACTGGCGCATCTGCCGCCCATCAACATTCCGCCATTCTCAGGGAAATATGAAGATTGGGAGACGTTCCGCGATCGCTTTACGTCCCTTATCATTAAAAATCCCGACCTTTCTGCATTTGCGCGAATGCATTTTCTCTCATCAAGCCTCGCCGGGCGGGCGCTTGAATCTATTCGAAGCATCCCAGTAACCGCGGATAACTTTGAACTTGTGTGGAAGGCCCTCGAGTCGAGGTACAAAAATAAACGCCGATTAGTCGAGATGCATGTGTCCGCGTTATATAATCTGCCGAGCGTTTCCCGCGAATCAGCGAGCGAACTCAGCGAGCTTCGGGATAAAGCAAATCGCGCAATCACGTCGCTGAAAAATTTAGATCGATCCGAATCCGACATTCTCAGCGACATGCTTATGTATAGCGTCACGCAAAGGCTTGATCCCGCCACTCGGAAAGCGTGGAAACTAAAGGGTGGGGATGACGCGCGAATCCCAACATTCAGCGAACTCGACCGATTCCTCGATTCTCGTGCTCGCGCGCTCGAAGAATTGCATCCCGCGAATGTAGACAAACAAGCTCGCGCGCAGAAGGCGACCAGCGCTACAGCATCGGGAGCCTCTTCAATTTCGTGTCCGCTTTGTAAAGCATCTCACTTCCTACACAAATGTCAAGTCTTTCTGAAGAAGAATCCGAGTCAACGATTGGAAGCAGTAAAAAAGGCAAATCGCTGTGTAAATTGCCTAAGCGACAAACACGCCGTACAGTTATGTCAAAGCAAATATTCGTGCCGAACATGTCGCAAAAGGCATCATTCGATGTTGCACGTCGACTCGGACACTTCTACCACGAAAAACACTTTTACCGCGAAAGATACGCCTGCCGCGGAAACTACTTCTGTCGCGACCGCATCGATCCACGGTGCCGCGCCCATCACGACATTATTCTCGAGCGCGAAAGTGTCGTCGATGCCTCCCGTGTTGCTCGCGACGGCAAGGGTAAGAGTCGGGTTCCCCTCCGAATCTCCGAACGGTCGTACTCGCGTCGTTCGAGCGCTTCTCGATCAAGGATCAGAGATGACCTTTATTACCGAACGATTGAGGCAAGGCTTAAGATTGCGTCGCGTTAGAATGCCCGTCTCGATCTCCGCAATCGGAGGCGTCGACGCCGGAACATGTCGATACGCGGCCGAAATTCAGATCTCGCCGATCGGCCAAACTTCTCTCGCGTTCAAGACCACTGCGTCCGTCATGACAAGTTTAACGAAATACACTCCGTCGCCCGTAACGTCGCCCGTCCAATGGAGCCATGTAGCCGATCTCGCGCTCGCGGATCCGGATCCTACGAACTCGGACCCCATTGACATACTTATCGGTGCCGACCTGTACGGCGATTTGCTGCTCGACGGCATTCGAAAGGGCTCCCGCGGTCAACCCCTCGCGCAGAATACCGTTCTCGGTTGGGTGCTGTCCGGCCCCGCGGCTGACCCACAAGCTCGTCCTCGAACAGTCACGGCTCAGCACTGTTCTAATACCCCGTCTCTCGACGAGGAACTCCGACGCTTCTGGGAAATCGAAGAAATCCCTCGCGCCATTCCACTGAGTCCGGAGGAGCAACAGTGCGAAGATCACTTCCTCGCCACTCATTGGCGCCGCTCCGACGGACGATACGTGATTCGCTTTCCGTTCAAAACCGGCCCCCCAATCGAGATCGGTAATTCTTATCACTCAGCCGAGCGACAGTTGAGAGGTCTTGAACGCAGGTTAAACGCCGATGAGAGAGTAGCGACGGAATACCGCGCCTTTATGGAGGAGTACGAGCGACTCGGGCATATGAAGCGTGTACCGCACGACGCAGACACGTCGTCTCAATACGTCTACATTCCGCATCACCCCGTGATTCGCGAAAGTAGCACCACCACTCGGTTACGGGTCGTTTTTAACGCGTCGAATCCGACGAGCAACGGCACGTCGCTGAATGACCACTTGCTAACCGGGCAAAAGTTGCAGACCGACTTAGCTGCAATTCTACTAAGATGGATGCTACCTCGATACGTGTACTCCGCCGACATTACAAAAATGTATCGTCAAATCGAAATTGATCCTCGTGACGTCAACTATCAGCGAATCCTATGGTTCGATCGCGAATCTCGAACCATCATCGCGTTCATTCTGTTAGTCCTAACGTACGGAACGGTTAACGCTCCTCATGATGCGCTTCGCGTTCTGGAACAACTAGTTCGGGACGAGGGAGGCTCATTTCCGTTGGCGGTTCCGGTGATTCGAAAGGGCCGGTATATAGACGACTTTCTCTTCGGAGCGGACGACATACTGCTACTTCGTCAGACGCGAGATTAA